Proteins found in one Phycodurus eques isolate BA_2022a chromosome 18, UOR_Pequ_1.1, whole genome shotgun sequence genomic segment:
- the si:ch211-57i17.5 gene encoding usherin — protein MGGERVEADQDDRRPVFQELWFIVVMAAVGLLLMAIVLGLALHKALNKAPLTRERPPLVAMQKRSPMAVYPASNSVLFDTAGVASSVMLKSFTMKIEEALEAKCEDTPTQGVEGGGERGNSLRRSVSQVMDGKSLAEAWGPTMGHDSGMFMDDEEFVDSVKGFSTVRKEHTMFTDTNL, from the exons ATGGGAGGCGAGCGGGTGGAAGCTGACCAAGATGATCGGCGTCCAGTTTTTCAGGAGCTGTGGTTCATCGTGGTGATGGCGGCCGTCGGCCTGCTGCTGATGGCCATCGTGTTAGGGCTGGCCCTCCACAAG GCGCTGAACAAAGCCCCCTTGACCAGAGAGAGACCCCCCCTGGTGGCCATGCAGAAGCGAAGCCCGATGGCCGTTTATCCAGCCAGCAACTCCGTTTTG TTTGACACGGCGGGCGTGGCCAGCAGCGTGATGCTGAAGTCCTTCACCATGAAGATAGAG GAGGCGCTGGAGGCCAAATGCGAGGACACGCCCACTCAGGGTgtagaaggaggaggagagcgCGGGAATTCGTTGAGGCGCAGCGTCAGCCAGGTGATGGACGGGAAGTCGTTGGCGGAGGCGTGGGGCCCCACCATGGGACATGACAGCGGAATG TTCATGGACGACGAGGAGTTTGTGGACAGCGTCAAAGGCTTCAGCACCGTTAGGAAGGAGCACACCATGTTCACAGACACCAACTTGTGA
- the LOC133417034 gene encoding estrogen-related receptor gamma-like isoform X2, with product MSARGPDPPCPSSIKREPSSPGSSQGDASPARPSPAGSSSDTNSGFGPPTEGRCHANELGSAHNGGPIRRLVEEEAHVKCEFLLGAVAKRVCLVCGDVASGYHYGVASCEACKAFFKRTIQGNIEYSCPGSNECEITKRRRKSCQACRFVKCLAVGMLREGVRLDRVRGGRQKYKRRMDTESSAPYLHLHSVLPHKKTSSANQVVSLLLLAEPEAILAMADPTVPDSDIKALTTLCDLADRELVVNIGWAKHIPGFPSLSLADQMSLLQSGWMEILILRVVFRSLALDEQLVYAEDYVMDRDRSKMAGLLDLNNAILQLVKKYKSVRLQREEFVLLKAIALVNSDSVHIEDSEAVQHLQDVLHEALQDYELAQHAQDPRRAGKLIMSLPLLRQTAARAVQHFCGIKRDGRVPMHKLFLELLEAKA from the exons ATGTCGGCGAGGGGCCCGGACCCCCCGTGTCCCTCGTCCATCAAGCGGGAGCCGTCCAGCCCCGGCAGCTCCCAGGGGGACGCCAGCCCGGCTCGGCCCAGCCCCGCCGGCTCGTCCTCAGACACCAACTCCGGCTTCGGCCCGCCGACCGAGGGCCGCTGTCACGCCAACGAGCTGGGTTCCGCCCACAACGGAGGGCCAATCAG GAGGttggtggaggaggaggcccACGTGAAATGTGAATTCCTGCTGGGCGCCGTGGCCAAGCGTGTGTGTCTGGTGTGCGGCGACGTGGCGTCGGGCTACCACTACGGTGTCGCCTCGTGCGAGGCCTGCAAGGCCTTCTTCAAGAGGACCATCCAGG GCAACATCGAGTACAGCTGCCCGGGCTCCAACGAATGTGAAATCACCAAACGAAGGAGGAAGTCGTGCCAGGCTTGTCGCTTCGTCAAGTGTCTGGCCGTCGGCATGTTGAGGGAAG GCGTGCGTCTGGATCGCGTTCGAGGCGGCCGGCAGAAGTACAAGCGCAGAATGGACACGGAGAGCAGCGCCCCCTATCTCCACCTGCACAGCGTCCTCCCACACAAGAAAACAT CGAGCGCCAACCAAGTGGtgtcgctgctgctgctggccgAACCCGAGGCCATCTTGGCCATGGCCGACCCCACGGTGCCCGACAGCGACATCAAGGCGCTGACCACGCTGTGCGACCTGGCCGACCGGGAGCTGGTGGTCAACATCGGCTGGGCCAAACACATCCCAG GCTTCCCGTCGCTGTCGCTGGCCGACCAGATGAGCCTCCTGCAGAGCGGCTGGATGGAGATCCTGATCCTGCGCGTGGTCTTCCGCTCCCTCGCGCTGGACGAGCAGCTGGTGTACGCCGAGGACTACGTGATGGACCGGGACCGGTCCAAGATGGCCGGCCTGCTGGACCTCAACAATGCCATCCTGCAGCTGGTCAAGAAATACAAAAGCGTTAGACTGCAGAGGGAAGAGTTCGTGCTCCTCAAGGCCATCGCGCTCGTCAACTCAG ACTCGGTGCACATCGAGGACTCTGAGGCAGTCCAGCACCTCCAGGACGTCCTTCACGAGGCCTTACAGGACTACGAGCTTGCCCAGCACGCGCAGGACCCTCGACGGGCCGGCAAGCTGATCATGAGCCTCCCTCTGCTGCGGCAGACGGCCGCCCGAGCCGTGCAGCACTTCTGCGGCATTAAGCGGGACGGGCGCGTGCCCATGCACAAACTCTTCCTGGAGCTTCTAGAGGCCAAAGCCTGA
- the LOC133417034 gene encoding estrogen-related receptor gamma-like isoform X3, which translates to MDTESSAPYLHLHSVLPHKKTSSANQVVSLLLLAEPEAILAMADPTVPDSDIKALTTLCDLADRELVVNIGWAKHIPGFPSLSLADQMSLLQSGWMEILILRVVFRSLALDEQLVYAEDYVMDRDRSKMAGLLDLNNAILQLVKKYKSVRLQREEFVLLKAIALVNSDSVHIEDSEAVQHLQDVLHEALQDYELAQHAQDPRRAGKLIMSLPLLRQTAARAVQHFCGIKRDGRVPMHKLFLELLEAKA; encoded by the exons ATGGACACGGAGAGCAGCGCCCCCTATCTCCACCTGCACAGCGTCCTCCCACACAAGAAAACAT CGAGCGCCAACCAAGTGGtgtcgctgctgctgctggccgAACCCGAGGCCATCTTGGCCATGGCCGACCCCACGGTGCCCGACAGCGACATCAAGGCGCTGACCACGCTGTGCGACCTGGCCGACCGGGAGCTGGTGGTCAACATCGGCTGGGCCAAACACATCCCAG GCTTCCCGTCGCTGTCGCTGGCCGACCAGATGAGCCTCCTGCAGAGCGGCTGGATGGAGATCCTGATCCTGCGCGTGGTCTTCCGCTCCCTCGCGCTGGACGAGCAGCTGGTGTACGCCGAGGACTACGTGATGGACCGGGACCGGTCCAAGATGGCCGGCCTGCTGGACCTCAACAATGCCATCCTGCAGCTGGTCAAGAAATACAAAAGCGTTAGACTGCAGAGGGAAGAGTTCGTGCTCCTCAAGGCCATCGCGCTCGTCAACTCAG ACTCGGTGCACATCGAGGACTCTGAGGCAGTCCAGCACCTCCAGGACGTCCTTCACGAGGCCTTACAGGACTACGAGCTTGCCCAGCACGCGCAGGACCCTCGACGGGCCGGCAAGCTGATCATGAGCCTCCCTCTGCTGCGGCAGACGGCCGCCCGAGCCGTGCAGCACTTCTGCGGCATTAAGCGGGACGGGCGCGTGCCCATGCACAAACTCTTCCTGGAGCTTCTAGAGGCCAAAGCCTGA
- the LOC133417034 gene encoding estrogen-related receptor gamma-like isoform X1, which produces MDLVDLYLPECFTYHPDAQHLGRMSARGPDPPCPSSIKREPSSPGSSQGDASPARPSPAGSSSDTNSGFGPPTEGRCHANELGSAHNGGPIRRLVEEEAHVKCEFLLGAVAKRVCLVCGDVASGYHYGVASCEACKAFFKRTIQGNIEYSCPGSNECEITKRRRKSCQACRFVKCLAVGMLREGVRLDRVRGGRQKYKRRMDTESSAPYLHLHSVLPHKKTSSANQVVSLLLLAEPEAILAMADPTVPDSDIKALTTLCDLADRELVVNIGWAKHIPGFPSLSLADQMSLLQSGWMEILILRVVFRSLALDEQLVYAEDYVMDRDRSKMAGLLDLNNAILQLVKKYKSVRLQREEFVLLKAIALVNSDSVHIEDSEAVQHLQDVLHEALQDYELAQHAQDPRRAGKLIMSLPLLRQTAARAVQHFCGIKRDGRVPMHKLFLELLEAKA; this is translated from the exons ACATCTGGGCAGGATGTCGGCGAGGGGCCCGGACCCCCCGTGTCCCTCGTCCATCAAGCGGGAGCCGTCCAGCCCCGGCAGCTCCCAGGGGGACGCCAGCCCGGCTCGGCCCAGCCCCGCCGGCTCGTCCTCAGACACCAACTCCGGCTTCGGCCCGCCGACCGAGGGCCGCTGTCACGCCAACGAGCTGGGTTCCGCCCACAACGGAGGGCCAATCAG GAGGttggtggaggaggaggcccACGTGAAATGTGAATTCCTGCTGGGCGCCGTGGCCAAGCGTGTGTGTCTGGTGTGCGGCGACGTGGCGTCGGGCTACCACTACGGTGTCGCCTCGTGCGAGGCCTGCAAGGCCTTCTTCAAGAGGACCATCCAGG GCAACATCGAGTACAGCTGCCCGGGCTCCAACGAATGTGAAATCACCAAACGAAGGAGGAAGTCGTGCCAGGCTTGTCGCTTCGTCAAGTGTCTGGCCGTCGGCATGTTGAGGGAAG GCGTGCGTCTGGATCGCGTTCGAGGCGGCCGGCAGAAGTACAAGCGCAGAATGGACACGGAGAGCAGCGCCCCCTATCTCCACCTGCACAGCGTCCTCCCACACAAGAAAACAT CGAGCGCCAACCAAGTGGtgtcgctgctgctgctggccgAACCCGAGGCCATCTTGGCCATGGCCGACCCCACGGTGCCCGACAGCGACATCAAGGCGCTGACCACGCTGTGCGACCTGGCCGACCGGGAGCTGGTGGTCAACATCGGCTGGGCCAAACACATCCCAG GCTTCCCGTCGCTGTCGCTGGCCGACCAGATGAGCCTCCTGCAGAGCGGCTGGATGGAGATCCTGATCCTGCGCGTGGTCTTCCGCTCCCTCGCGCTGGACGAGCAGCTGGTGTACGCCGAGGACTACGTGATGGACCGGGACCGGTCCAAGATGGCCGGCCTGCTGGACCTCAACAATGCCATCCTGCAGCTGGTCAAGAAATACAAAAGCGTTAGACTGCAGAGGGAAGAGTTCGTGCTCCTCAAGGCCATCGCGCTCGTCAACTCAG ACTCGGTGCACATCGAGGACTCTGAGGCAGTCCAGCACCTCCAGGACGTCCTTCACGAGGCCTTACAGGACTACGAGCTTGCCCAGCACGCGCAGGACCCTCGACGGGCCGGCAAGCTGATCATGAGCCTCCCTCTGCTGCGGCAGACGGCCGCCCGAGCCGTGCAGCACTTCTGCGGCATTAAGCGGGACGGGCGCGTGCCCATGCACAAACTCTTCCTGGAGCTTCTAGAGGCCAAAGCCTGA